CGACGTGGACGAGGACTGCCTGAGCGGCTCGTGCGTGCGCGCATACGATGAGGAGGCCCCCCTCGGGCAGTGCTCGGAGTCCTGCGTCGTCGACACCGATTGCCCCACCGTGACGATCCCGGAAGGCGACGTGAGTGGCGTGTGCGCCCGGGACGTAGGTTGCCTCGCCGCCTGCACCACGCGGGACGACTGCTTCGACCCCGAGGCCCAGAGCTGCGTGGTGGCCCCCATGACGGCGGGCCGCCACGTCTGCGTGGAGTTCGTGTCGACGGAATTCACGGGGCGCACACCTTGCACCGTCCCCGGGAATTGCCCCGCTGGGGCGCTGTGCTTGCGCGCGCCGGCGCTCGACACCCTGGGTGTGTGTGTGTGGCCGTGCTCGCCGGGGGGCCCATGCCCGCCGGGTGCGTCGTGCGAAGAGCTCCCGGACAACGTCGCCGCCGGGAACCCGATGCACGTCTGTTTGGCGACCTGTGTCGATGTCCCAAACAGCTGTGAGACCAGCATGCTCTCGTGCGAGCCCTTCGGGAGCGGCACACGACACTGTGTGCCCAACGGCTGGCAGTAGCCGCGTCGGGCCGCTACGTGCGCGGCAAGAAGACGGGCGCCTCCATGGTGCTCTCGAAGTGCCGCTGGGCCACCGCCGGCCCCGGTGTGCGCCGTGCGCCGGCGAGCCCCATGAACGGCGGGTGACTCGACTCGAAGCGTGAGAGCGAGACGCTGGCCGGGGACACACTGGCTTTGAAGGACGCGCGGAAGCGACAGCGCGTCGCGCCGTCGTGAGCCTGCAGCGTGGCGGTGCTGCTGCGCAGCGTGTGCGTGGGCCCGAACGCCTTCATGCGCAGCGCGAGCGACGTGCCGTCTTCGCCGTCCACGGTCACCTCGTCGCCGCGGCGCTCGAAGCGGGCGAGTGTCTTCGGGAGCTTCCAGATCTCGCGCCCGGCGTGCAGCGTGGTCTCCTCGTTCACGTACATGACCGACACGTACCAGCCCTTCGCCTTCGGCCCGCAGCGGCGGTCGCGCACGAACGCGGGCATCCAGATCAGCTCGTCGTACCGCAGCGGCGAAGGCGCCTCGTACACCACATAGCTGAGCAGCCCCAGTGTGTACGGCCCACGATGCACCACCTCGAGGCCCTCGGGCAGCTGCAGGTCGGCCACGCGCACCACGTAGGGCGCCACGAAGGCGTGACCGTGGGTGAACCACGGCGCGGGGGGATAGCTCACGGGAGACATACGGACATCACCTCTTCTTCGCCGTCTACCTCGGTGCAGCGCAGGCCCACGAAGCAGTCCTCGGCCACGGCGCACGTCGCGAAGCACAGCGGCGTCTCGCTCGCGTCTCCTTCGAGGACCAGGCACACGCTGTCGCCGGGGCACGTGACGTCACCGCCGCAGCGCAGCGTGCACTGGCGGCCTTCGCCCTCGCTGCCGTCGGAGCGCGTGAAGCGCAGCGCATAGCAACCGTCCGAAGGCGGCGCACACTCTTCACCGCCCGAGCAGCGCGTGAACGGCGGGCCTTCCACCACGCAGCCCGGCATGCTCAGCGCGGCTGCGATCGGCGCCAAGGCGGCGAGCACGCGCGAGGCGAAGGAGACGAGCCAGGGCGAGGACCAGCGCATGGGCGGCGAGGGTACCCACAACGCAGCGTGCGACGCTAGACTCACGTCCGGCGTTCCACCGATGGCCACGATCCGACCATGTCACACGGCGACGCGTACGATCAGTGAACCGCATCTCCATCGTCGGCAACAGCGGTAGCGGCAAGTCCACGATGGCCCGTGCGCTCGGTGCACGCCTCGGCGTTCCCGTGCTGGAGCTCGACTCGGTGTTTCACCAGGCGGAGTGGACGCCACTGCTCACGGTCGACTTCCAGGTTCGCGTGGGTGAGTTCATGAGCACCCAGCCGCGCTTCATCGTGGACGGCAACTACCCCGCGGTGCTGCCCGATGTGTGGGCCGCCGCGGACACCGTGATCTGGTTGTCGCCGAGCCGCGCCGAGAACATGCGCGCCATTCTCGGGCGCACCCTCCGCCGCGCTCTCACGCGCGAGGTGCTCTGGAACGGCAACCGCGAGCCGCTCAGCAACTTGTGGCGCCTCGATGATCCCGAGGCATCGGTGATCGCCTGGGCCTGGACTCACTACGGCGTCTACCAGGAGCGCTACGCAGCCGCGATGCACGACCCGGCCAACGCTCACCTGCGCTTCATTCGCCTCGAGTCGCGGCGCGCCGCGAGCCAGTGGCTCGAAAGCCTCTGATTCGTTCACGCTCGGCGTCACCCCGTGGCACACCATGTGCCTCAAATTCACGGTTCAAACTCAGTTACCGGCCGCATAGCCGAAATTACACGCAAATCCGGTTTGGCACGCTCGGTGCTCTAGGCGAGGGCATGACTAACCAACACCGACCTTCTCTCTGGCTCTCCTCCTTCCTCTGCCTCACGGCCGCACTGACGGGCTGCGGGCTCGATAACTCGAACGCTCACTTCTCCGTCGAAACGGCGCTGGTGGAGGTGGGCAGGACTCACGATGTGGTGCTCAGCGACGTGGTGGATCTGAGCCTGCTGCACGTGCGCGGGTCGAACGACAACATCGGCTTCTCGGTCATGACGGTGCCGGGCTTTCTGTTCGGCGAGCGGCAGGTCGTGCGGGTCCACGCCATGGCGCAGGGCGAAGCGACGCTCGAGTTGCTCGACGACGACAGGGTGCTCGACACCATCACCGTCGAGGCCGGCACCGTTCATCGCATCGACGTGGAGGCGAACGACGACCGCTATGGGGAAGAGTTCGCGGGAGAATACGGCTTGCTCGTGGGCCAAGACACACTGCTGCGCTTCGTGGCTCGTGACGCGCTCGGTCGGACCTTCGACGACTTCGCGACGCGTTCCATCGTGGAGCACCCGGGCTTCGAGCTGATCATCGGCTGGAGCGACACCTACATCTTCCGCGCCGCGGCCGACGGCACGCACACGCTCACCCTCGAGTCGGACAGCGGGCCAAACTTCGAGGTGGACGTGACCGCGGTGCTCCCCGCCGACGTGAGCGAGCTGCGGATCAACGTGGCGGAGGAGAACCGAGGCACGTGCGTGGCGGTGTCGGGCCGGACCGACGCGGGGCTGCCCATCCTCGGCATCGAGCCTGCTTTCCAGGTGGATGGTGAGACCAGCGACATCCCCACGGAGCTCGGCGTGTTCTGCTTCGAGGACGAGCCGGCGCGCGGCACCGAGGTGACGGCCATCTGGCACGAGCTGAGCGTCACGCACACGTTCTGAGGCACGGTGCTGGCCGGGACCCTGCGCGTCCGGTAGATCGGGCGCCTATGGACCCCGTCGCCACGCCGAAGCCCGACCCCGTGCACGTGCTCGAGACCACCCTGCGCCCCCCGTGCGTGATGACGCGGGGCGCGGGGGACTTGCTGTTCGATGAAGACGGCAAGCGCTACCTCGACTTCGTGCAGGGCTGGGCGGTCAACTCGCTGGGCCACGCGCCCCCGAGGTGGCACGCGCGCTCACGGA
The Sandaracinaceae bacterium genome window above contains:
- a CDS encoding acetoacetate decarboxylase family protein, which translates into the protein MSPVSYPPAPWFTHGHAFVAPYVVRVADLQLPEGLEVVHRGPYTLGLLSYVVYEAPSPLRYDELIWMPAFVRDRRCGPKAKGWYVSVMYVNEETTLHAGREIWKLPKTLARFERRGDEVTVDGEDGTSLALRMKAFGPTHTLRSSTATLQAHDGATRCRFRASFKASVSPASVSLSRFESSHPPFMGLAGARRTPGPAVAQRHFESTMEAPVFLPRT
- a CDS encoding adenylate kinase, yielding MVGNSGSGKSTMARALGARLGVPVLELDSVFHQAEWTPLLTVDFQVRVGEFMSTQPRFIVDGNYPAVLPDVWAAADTVIWLSPSRAENMRAILGRTLRRALTREVLWNGNREPLSNLWRLDDPEASVIAWAWTHYGVYQERYAAAMHDPANAHLRFIRLESRRAASQWLESL